tcgatcgtgttttaTTGTTCCTAGTGGTTTTAAGACTAGAGCCTATTGATTATTACTCattatggtggatttcgatgttattttgggaaTGGATTGATTGTCTCCCTATTacactatccttgattgtcatgccaagatggtgacgttggctatgccaggtctaccgcggctagagtagagaggtaacttagattatgttcctagaaaGGTTGTCTCATTTATTAAGGCtcagtgaatggttgagaaggggtgtgattcgTATGtggcatatgtgagggatgttagtgttgatactcctaccgtcgagtcagttccggtagtgagggactatttAGAGTATTCCCGGCAGATCTTctggcatgccgcccgacagggatattgactttggcattgatttgttatcatccactcaacccatttctattccaccttatcgtatagccccaacagagttgaaagaattaaaggaacggTTGCAAGAGtttctcgataagggcttcattaggcctagtgtgtcgtctTGGGGTGCCATGATGGTAGGCTAAAATTGTatgttttagttgcttattgcaCTCTTATTTAATGCACTTTAATTTAGTTGTGCTTTcaattgctagtgttttgcactaattgtgtgttttatgccttgtaggagtgattccgatttatgtagatattgtggaactaattcgagttatttggaactttgaattctgagtaaaagcccaaaggaataatccgagatcgtgttcgggggtcaagGATCACTGCTGGatgtcaaaattcaaggaagaatcaactcatgaaaaaTACATTGGTGCAACGCACTGTACGGCACATCAGTGTAAATTTATGTCAGCAATTGGAAAAGTTCAGAGGCTACCCAGGTGCGTGAGCATGCAGTGGGCACACATGTTAGGCAGTGTTCTGGCCAAAAGTGCTCGGCCATATGCGTGAGCACACTCCCAGgtgtgcggccgcgcacgtcctatTCCAGAAAGAGTCCTATGTCACGTATGAACAGGTGTTtccatttgggcccgaccctattTGGTATATATGCATGGAAAATGGTATTTTCTGGAGTTTTggcacatctaagacctaaggaggctaaggagatgTGGGAGAAgtaagagcacaaggatttcatcattcaatccccACTCATGACAAGAGTTTGGATCTTTTATGTTTACTTTAACTTaaatttatttgtgatgaattactctatATCTAtgaagtagttctctttagggtttggtGGATTTGgtttattgatatttgtttgtggataatAACTCTTCTTTTTATGTagtgaatcattttggatgatttaattattgcatctatattcacatattcatataatcgagagaggcTTAACTTGTCGGATGATTTGGTGATATCGTTGCATTATCTTGTCGgatgagttcattaattcttcttagtaatcgaaaaaggctagttgaattattgtctAACCCTAGTTAGGAGGAGGATAACCGAGAGAGGTTcccctaaagaccaatccactatatgttttgcatatcttcactgagcttaaattggttcaaattgtgaggttgagacttaatcgagagaggagttcctactaaatgtttgaactactaattaagtgaattcgagagactcacttgaatattagaagtgaatcaactagagttaaatcccagacatttatcttgcacctatccaattaATCCCTATTTTTtctcattgatatcttccttgcttacttttgttcgagTGTCATTCGTCAATATGTAAGATtctttagttaattttagttttaatcacataaatctcaattgttgatcatctttgataGAAGTCAAGCTTTAAattacgaaaatactgtttaactccaatccatgtggatacgatattatattatattatattcaaATAgcaagcatatttaagtgtgtgttttgcactcgtcaaattttggcgtcgttgccggggattggaaataaatagtgttggaaatagtttgtagtactaattcaagaatttttctttctattttatttttctctttttacattTTATGTTCCTTGATTGTGCACAGGCTAcatgttagattggtgcatgactcaatCCTCTGGGAAGGAAGTTCTACCATACAaaccagaaatcgagaaacaactgTGACAGTTGAGGAAGTAAAGAAATCTCCCCTATAATACtgagaaggttgggcaatcctcaaccaaagcaATTATGGCAGGAGATGATGCTAATattgatttggctgcaagagaggcagcccagcAAAGAGAAAAAGCTGCAAGGGATGCTGAGGAAACAACTcttcgaaatgcacaacttgtTTACAAAGAGGAAAGGGCTCGGAGAATTGTTGAGAATCAACCTTTGGGTGCGGACCAATTCGTAAATATAGCTCCCGGTgttgggagaccacttggcgattatgctagaccggtctacaaccaaggcttattAAGTGTGAGACCACCTTCAGTTGCAACCATCAATTTTGAGTTAAAGtaggggttgcttcaaacccttcaaaattgttgtgtcttcagcggaaagatgaacgaagatccaaacaatcatctgatggacttcaaggagattattaacacctttcaatataatggtgtgCCATAAGATAcagtttacttaagggcattccccttcactctcaaagacgatgcaaagcactggcttcgaagcttgcctaatggatcgattagaacatgggataaGATGACCAGAacatttcttgaaaaatatttctcattagctaagacgggcaagtttagaagagaaatccatatcTTTTGTCAGAACGAGTCTGgaactgtgtttgaagcttgggagaggtttaaggagatagtgcaaaAATGTCAAAATAGAGGAATTGAACACTGGATGCACCTCCAAGATTTTTGAGATGGATTGACACCAACCTCACACAGAACATTGAGCAGCgcagctggaggcccgttgatgaaaaagactcgagaagagatagtcacaattctagatgagttaactgaagatgcaaatcagtggccctctgagatctctgaaagaagaagatcaactggtgttcaccaagtggATGCTAACACATCGGTGCAAGTACAACTTGATAATAAGGAAGTTGACTTTAGCTTCGATACATAATGATCCTCATGTAGCATGtgacatatgtggaagaggacaccctactcataagtgtcaagcctcaattgaggaaGTTAATGCTGTggggaattataacttcaatgcaatgggtcagaagcaccccggttTCTCATGGAGTTTACCtaggggtactgcaaatgcatggcacCAAAACAATCCCAGATttcaaggagctcctggttttgtgAATCAGCCGAGGCCGCAGTTTCATCCTCAACAGCCAAGTATGTCTGGGTTAGAAGATCTAATAAAGTCCTTCATTGTCAAGATagatgagagattagatgctcatagttcagctatcaaagaacttggcaatgGTTTGCGAAACATGGAGAAGCAAGTGGGTCAAATTGCAACTATATTGTTTGAGAGAATTACAGGAACTCTCCcagctgatactgagagaaatcccaaagaaaccgGAAAGTGCTGAAAGATCCCAATTCGGTCAAAAAAGAGATTGTACCTGAAAAACAAttggggagcagctgaaaaatgaagttgataagaagaagaaagccaagaagggagctgagaaaaagaagaaggaaacttcaagaagggatGAATCTAATGAAGAGAGCAAGATCATGCATGCTCTAACATTTCCCTAAAAGTTGTAaagagaaaagttggacaagaagtttgagagatttctagatatgttgagacaggttaatgtaaattttccattcacagaagttctctcacaaatgccagcttatgacAAATTCTTAAAGGAGATcattacaaagaagaggaagatagaagaaacctcagtggtcaagctcacagagcattgcagcgcaatcttgcaaaataaactcccacaaaagtgtggagatccaggaagTTTTATGCTACCTTGCTCGTTAGgaactcttaattttgataaatcattatttgattctggtgcctcaattaatttaatgcctttgtctatttacaggaagctAGAGAATGAGATTGGAAAGATAAGATCtacaccaatatctttgcagctagcagaccaaacaactataatagCCGATGGGATAGAGGAATATGtcttagttcgggtggataagttcgtatttccagtagactttatagtggtgaaGATGGAACAGAACAAGGAGATAACCCtaatcttaggaagaccattcttatcAACGCGTAGAGCAATTTtagatatacatgatagaaaacgcatgcttagagtgggtgaagaGACTGTAACATTCGAGATGAATGTA
This sequence is a window from Nicotiana tomentosiformis chromosome 5, ASM39032v3, whole genome shotgun sequence. Protein-coding genes within it:
- the LOC138891867 gene encoding uncharacterized protein, encoding MLRQVNVNFPFTEVLSQMPAYDKFLKEIITKKRKIEETSVVKLTEHCSAILQNKLPQKCGDPGSFMLPCSLGTLNFDKSLFDSGASINLMPLSIYRKLENEIGKIRSTPISLQLADQTTIIADGIEEYVLVRVDKFVFPVDFIVVKMEQNKEITLILGRPFLSTRRAILDIHDRKRMLRVGEETVTFEMNVETGMKKENQLQA